One window of the Archangium primigenium genome contains the following:
- a CDS encoding alpha/beta fold hydrolase — protein MSDALRLEDRGGQGPVLHFAHANGFPPGSYRRLFDTLTPHAHVYTLESRCLVPGADPLSMKDWDDMAEDLVHALRARGLTDVVGVGHSMGGVATLIAAANHPDLFRAVVMLDPVLFTGGRALALQLLSLLGLRGRVPPASLARRRREHWGSREEAAASYAKKALFRGFDPACFQDYLTHGLTEAPGGGLRLTIPTAWEARIFETSPRAIWKRLREVKVPVLVLRGIHSDTLTPEALGRVRKAQAGLQTDELSGGHLFPLEQPEACGRRILAFLESVGPRTTA, from the coding sequence ATGAGTGATGCCTTGAGGCTGGAGGACCGGGGCGGCCAGGGGCCCGTGCTGCACTTCGCGCACGCCAACGGCTTTCCCCCGGGCAGCTACCGGCGGCTGTTCGACACGCTCACGCCCCACGCGCACGTGTACACGCTGGAGAGCCGCTGCCTGGTGCCTGGGGCGGATCCCCTCTCGATGAAGGACTGGGACGACATGGCGGAGGACCTGGTGCACGCCCTGCGCGCCCGGGGCCTCACGGACGTGGTGGGCGTGGGGCACAGCATGGGCGGCGTGGCCACGCTCATCGCCGCCGCGAACCATCCGGACCTCTTTCGCGCCGTGGTGATGTTGGATCCCGTGCTCTTCACCGGGGGGCGGGCCCTGGCCCTCCAGCTGCTGAGCCTGCTCGGGCTGCGCGGCCGTGTGCCGCCCGCGAGCCTCGCCCGCCGACGCCGCGAGCACTGGGGCTCGCGCGAGGAGGCCGCCGCGAGCTACGCCAAGAAGGCGCTCTTCCGGGGCTTCGATCCGGCGTGCTTCCAGGACTACCTCACCCACGGCCTCACGGAAGCGCCCGGCGGCGGACTGCGGCTCACCATCCCCACGGCCTGGGAGGCGCGCATCTTCGAGACCTCGCCGCGCGCCATCTGGAAGCGGCTGCGCGAGGTGAAGGTGCCGGTGCTCGTGCTGCGGGGGATCCACTCGGACACCCTCACCCCCGAGGCCCTCGGGCGGGTGCGGAAGGCCCAGGCGGGCCTCCAGACGGACGAGCTGTCCGGCGGCCACCTCTTCCCGCTGGAGCAGCCCGAGGCCTGTGGGCGGCGCATCCTCGCGTTCCTCGAGTCGGTGGGCCCGCGGACCACGGCCTGA
- a CDS encoding CBS domain-containing protein has protein sequence MTSPVKSVAPHTPLSEIALILADARIAGVPVMEDEQVVGMISEPDILNALLENRALDTPARELMSSPVFTVNEFETSDEVLARFRRHGIHHLPVVREDKLLGIITPADVLRYLAKDLDEPPQVG, from the coding sequence ATGACCTCTCCCGTGAAGTCCGTGGCGCCGCACACGCCACTCTCGGAGATCGCCCTGATCCTGGCCGATGCGCGCATCGCCGGCGTGCCCGTGATGGAGGACGAGCAGGTGGTGGGGATGATCAGCGAGCCCGACATCCTCAACGCCCTGCTGGAGAACCGGGCACTGGACACTCCGGCGCGCGAGCTCATGTCCTCGCCGGTGTTCACGGTGAACGAGTTCGAGACGAGCGACGAGGTCTTGGCGCGCTTCCGCCGACACGGCATCCACCACCTGCCCGTGGTGCGCGAGGACAAGCTGCTGGGCATCATCACGCCCGCGGACGTGCTGCGCTACCTGGCGAAGGATCTCGACGAACCGCCCCAGGTGGGCTGA
- a CDS encoding metal ABC transporter substrate-binding protein yields MNPLRSLAALSAALCVLLSLPARADLRVVATLPDLAALAKAVGGDHVQVTALALSTQDPHFVDAKPNLALELNRADMLLAIGLELEVGWLPTLQNGARNPRILINGAGYLDVSQFVQKLEVPAVPMDRSNGDVHPGGNPHFLYDPRAGLAVAKGIADRMITLDAKNADAYRANLARFTDEMQKAMGGWQKRLEGLKGQPVIAYHRTTAYLSNWLGFEVFAYLEPKPGIPPTPAHVVEVLAQGRQRKARLLLQEEYYPSTTSKLVSQKIPTPLVLMPGGTNFRAGETYLQHIEDVVKRLEKGLQGKGT; encoded by the coding sequence ATGAACCCGCTTCGTTCGCTCGCGGCCCTGAGCGCCGCCCTCTGCGTCCTGCTGTCCCTTCCCGCCCGCGCCGACCTGAGGGTGGTGGCGACCCTGCCGGACCTGGCCGCCCTGGCCAAGGCGGTGGGGGGCGACCACGTCCAGGTCACCGCGCTCGCCCTGTCCACGCAGGACCCGCACTTCGTGGACGCCAAGCCCAACCTGGCGCTCGAGCTCAACCGCGCCGACATGCTGCTCGCCATCGGCTTGGAGCTGGAGGTGGGCTGGCTGCCCACGCTCCAGAACGGCGCGCGCAACCCGCGCATCCTCATCAATGGCGCGGGCTACCTGGACGTGTCCCAGTTCGTGCAGAAGCTCGAGGTGCCCGCGGTGCCCATGGATCGCAGCAACGGGGACGTGCACCCGGGCGGCAATCCGCACTTCCTCTATGATCCCCGCGCCGGGCTGGCGGTGGCCAAGGGCATCGCGGACCGGATGATCACCCTGGACGCGAAGAACGCGGACGCCTACCGCGCCAACCTGGCCCGCTTCACCGACGAGATGCAGAAGGCCATGGGGGGCTGGCAGAAGCGCCTGGAGGGCCTCAAGGGCCAGCCGGTGATCGCCTACCACCGCACGACGGCGTACCTGTCCAACTGGCTGGGCTTCGAGGTGTTCGCCTACCTGGAGCCCAAGCCGGGCATCCCGCCCACGCCCGCGCATGTGGTGGAGGTGCTCGCCCAGGGGCGCCAGCGCAAGGCGCGCCTGCTGCTGCAGGAGGAGTACTACCCGTCCACCACCTCCAAGCTCGTGTCGCAGAAGATTCCCACGCCCCTGGTGCTCATGCCGGGAGGCACCAACTTCCGCGCGGGCGAGACGTACCTCCAGCACATCGAGGACGTGGTGAAGCGGCTGGAGAAGGGCCTGCAGGGAAAGGGGACCTGA
- the folE gene encoding GTP cyclohydrolase I — translation MAAAIQAFLDAAGLRTEGDPNLAQTPERVAEAWTEEFLDGYGRTPEEALGELFPAPRDSVGELVVVTDLRFHSMCPHHLLPVAGRAHVAYVPSKQVTGFGRLGELVDCFAHRLILQEDLAREVAQSLARVLDSPATACIIEAEQACLRLRGPRQRDAVTHSEAYEGLLRGDGALRRELWARLTLARR, via the coding sequence ATGGCCGCCGCCATCCAGGCCTTCCTCGACGCGGCGGGCCTGCGGACCGAGGGCGACCCCAACCTCGCGCAGACCCCGGAGCGGGTCGCCGAGGCCTGGACGGAGGAGTTCCTGGACGGCTACGGCCGGACGCCCGAGGAGGCGCTCGGTGAGCTGTTCCCGGCCCCGCGCGACTCGGTGGGGGAGCTGGTGGTGGTGACCGACCTGCGCTTCCACTCCATGTGCCCGCACCACCTGTTGCCCGTCGCGGGCCGGGCCCACGTGGCCTACGTGCCGTCGAAGCAGGTGACGGGCTTTGGTCGGCTCGGCGAGCTCGTGGACTGCTTCGCCCACCGGCTCATCCTCCAGGAGGACCTGGCGCGCGAGGTGGCCCAGTCCCTGGCCCGGGTGCTCGACAGCCCCGCCACCGCCTGCATCATCGAGGCGGAGCAGGCGTGCCTGCGCCTCCGGGGCCCGCGGCAGCGCGACGCCGTCACGCACTCGGAGGCCTACGAGGGCCTGTTGCGCGGCGATGGCGCCCTGCGTCGTGAGCTGTGGGCGCGACTCACGCTCGCGCGCCGCTGA
- a CDS encoding metal ABC transporter ATP-binding protein, translated as METPEPRTASHAHSDDLLLCCEELRIGYQGKPMLPPINLQVHRGTFLAVIGRNGSGKSTYFKTLLGLLSPVSGRVFRSSPQVRSAYVPQSTGIDALLPVRAKELVRWGRLSGWNFLKPFSSREDRSAVSAAIETAGAGPIAQMPYRELSEGQKQRALLARVLATEADLVLLDEPTAAMDAVAERETMKRLAQLAHERRLAVVVVSHDLRVAAEFADQLLFVDRETSSVVLGDANTVFCHPAFRHQYGDDYCPRHPPSPHDRTAP; from the coding sequence GTGGAGACCCCTGAGCCCCGGACCGCCTCGCACGCCCACTCGGATGATCTGCTCCTGTGCTGCGAGGAGCTGCGCATCGGCTATCAGGGCAAGCCCATGCTCCCGCCCATCAACCTCCAGGTCCACCGAGGCACTTTCCTGGCCGTCATCGGGCGCAACGGCTCGGGCAAGAGCACGTACTTCAAGACGCTGCTCGGCCTGCTCAGCCCGGTGTCCGGACGCGTCTTCCGCTCCAGTCCCCAGGTGCGCAGCGCCTACGTGCCCCAGAGCACGGGCATCGACGCGCTCCTGCCCGTGCGCGCCAAGGAGCTGGTGCGCTGGGGGCGGCTGTCGGGGTGGAACTTCCTCAAGCCCTTCTCCTCGCGCGAGGACCGGAGCGCGGTGAGCGCGGCCATCGAGACCGCCGGCGCGGGCCCCATCGCCCAGATGCCCTACCGCGAGCTGTCCGAGGGCCAGAAGCAGCGGGCCCTGCTCGCGCGGGTGCTCGCCACCGAGGCGGACCTGGTGCTGCTCGACGAGCCCACCGCCGCCATGGACGCCGTGGCCGAGCGCGAGACGATGAAGCGGCTGGCGCAGCTCGCGCACGAGCGGCGGCTCGCGGTGGTGGTGGTGAGCCATGACCTGCGCGTGGCCGCCGAGTTCGCCGACCAGTTGCTCTTCGTGGACCGGGAGACGTCCTCCGTGGTGCTGGGAGACGCGAACACGGTCTTCTGCCACCCCGCCTTCCGGCACCAGTACGGCGACGACTACTGCCCGCGCCATCCGCCGTCCCCGCACGACAGGACCGCCCCGTGA
- a CDS encoding isochorismatase family protein — MPSFRLQRDQAALLVVDIQERLCAAMEPGALERMLQRTNAALQGARALELPLLVTEQYPKGLGRTDARLSAHLGAYTPVEKLMFSACVPEVVAALGARTQVLIVGMETHVCVYQTVRDLAERGLTPVLCADAVLSRHPEDRRVGLEMCRDAGARVLTVEAALFDLLGVAGTPEFKKVSAAVR, encoded by the coding sequence ATGCCCTCCTTCCGCCTCCAAAGAGACCAGGCCGCGCTGCTCGTCGTCGACATCCAGGAGCGGCTGTGCGCCGCCATGGAGCCGGGCGCGCTCGAGCGGATGCTCCAGCGGACCAATGCCGCCCTCCAGGGGGCCCGGGCCCTGGAGCTGCCCCTCCTGGTCACCGAGCAGTACCCCAAGGGCCTGGGACGCACGGACGCGCGGCTGTCGGCGCACCTGGGCGCGTACACCCCGGTGGAGAAGCTCATGTTCAGCGCCTGTGTGCCCGAGGTGGTGGCCGCGCTCGGCGCGCGCACGCAGGTGCTGATCGTGGGCATGGAGACCCACGTGTGCGTCTACCAGACGGTGCGCGACCTGGCCGAGCGGGGGTTGACGCCCGTGCTGTGCGCGGACGCGGTGCTGTCGCGCCACCCGGAGGACCGGCGCGTGGGCCTGGAGATGTGCCGGGACGCGGGCGCCCGGGTGCTCACCGTGGAGGCCGCGCTCTTCGACCTGCTCGGCGTCGCGGGGACGCCCGAGTTCAAGAAGGTGTCCGCGGCGGTGCGGTGA
- a CDS encoding metal ABC transporter permease yields the protein MNPHVETPTWAQFWDAYELFEDPILCALIAGGVLGFLGVYVVLRRMVFVSAAVTQSAGLGVALAFFAEIHLGMHVDPTLGAVVLALGATLVLMLDPARLRLTRESVLGLAYALTGGAAILVGDRISQEAHDIQGILFGTAVLVERPQLLAVMWAGGLILVIHLWWFRGLTFASFDRTGAHVQGLPVRMLDGVLMISIGLMVGVSARALGALPVFAFSILSAIAALMLDLRLPWTFFLSTLAGAAAGVGGYLVAYFYNFPVGGSQTVLASALVVLALAVRTVKQALTHGRA from the coding sequence GTGAATCCGCACGTCGAGACGCCTACCTGGGCCCAGTTCTGGGACGCCTACGAGCTGTTCGAGGATCCCATCCTGTGCGCCCTCATCGCCGGGGGCGTGTTGGGCTTCCTGGGCGTGTACGTGGTCCTGCGGCGCATGGTGTTCGTGAGCGCGGCGGTGACGCAGTCCGCGGGGCTCGGGGTGGCGCTGGCCTTCTTCGCGGAGATCCACCTGGGGATGCACGTGGACCCGACCCTGGGCGCGGTGGTGCTGGCGCTCGGGGCCACGCTGGTGCTGATGTTGGATCCGGCGCGGCTGCGGCTCACGCGTGAGAGCGTGCTGGGCCTGGCTTATGCGCTCACGGGCGGCGCGGCCATCCTCGTGGGCGACCGCATCTCGCAGGAGGCCCATGACATCCAGGGCATCCTCTTCGGCACGGCGGTGCTGGTGGAGCGGCCCCAACTGCTCGCCGTGATGTGGGCGGGCGGGCTCATCCTCGTCATCCACCTGTGGTGGTTCCGAGGCCTCACCTTCGCGAGCTTCGATCGCACCGGGGCGCACGTGCAGGGGCTGCCCGTGCGGATGCTCGACGGCGTGCTGATGATCTCCATCGGGCTGATGGTGGGCGTGTCGGCGCGGGCGCTGGGCGCCCTGCCGGTGTTCGCCTTCTCCATCCTCTCGGCCATCGCCGCGCTGATGCTGGACCTGCGCCTGCCGTGGACCTTCTTCCTGTCCACGCTCGCCGGAGCGGCGGCCGGCGTGGGCGGCTACCTCGTCGCCTACTTCTACAACTTCCCCGTGGGTGGCTCGCAGACGGTGCTCGCGAGCGCGTTGGTGGTGCTGGCGCTCGCGGTCCGCACGGTGAAGCAGGCCCTCACCCACGGCCGGGCGTGA
- a CDS encoding zinc-regulated TonB-dependent outer membrane receptor — MFLSSCRLAGITVCLAFLPPGSTWAQSAPEPAPSPPPADVSAEDLADIEKALGQEAAEAARTSGTTPPPPSASPTSSSGILLSPSNINFRGLELSFILDAAAAAFTAEKPLQSGGHDPTANGFNLQQLELSVHTAVDPYFQFTGNIVFSQFGVEVEEAYASTSALPGSLQLRAGQFLTRFGRLNPTHPHSWDFVDQPFALGRMFGGEGNRGLGVEGSWLTPLPWYVEVIGSVTDASGESTARSFLGSGGGGVSSPLDFQFTGAVKQFFPLSDDLSLIWGLSAADGPTPSGYRNRADVFGTDVYLKYRPLSGGSTTIVTLQGELFYRRRQVPQDVLSDVNGYAQALWRFSQRWALAARYEFGSPARGLGGAVADDPLDPEWTDSRERLSANVTFWPTEFSRLRLQAATDNARWREQRDSSVFLALEVVMGAHGAHAF; from the coding sequence GTGTTCCTGTCTTCATGCCGGCTCGCCGGCATCACCGTCTGTCTCGCCTTTCTTCCGCCCGGGTCCACCTGGGCCCAGTCCGCGCCGGAGCCGGCGCCCTCCCCGCCCCCCGCGGACGTCTCCGCCGAGGACCTGGCGGACATCGAGAAGGCCCTCGGTCAGGAGGCCGCCGAGGCCGCCCGGACCTCGGGCACCACCCCGCCGCCGCCCTCCGCCTCGCCCACCAGCTCCAGTGGCATCCTGCTGAGCCCCTCGAACATCAACTTCCGGGGCCTGGAGCTGTCCTTCATCCTCGACGCCGCCGCGGCCGCCTTCACCGCGGAGAAGCCCTTGCAGTCGGGCGGGCACGACCCCACCGCCAACGGCTTCAACCTGCAGCAGTTGGAGCTGTCGGTGCACACGGCGGTGGACCCCTACTTCCAGTTCACCGGCAACATCGTGTTCAGCCAGTTCGGCGTCGAGGTGGAGGAGGCCTACGCCTCCACCAGCGCGCTGCCCGGGAGCCTGCAGCTGCGCGCCGGGCAGTTCCTCACGCGCTTTGGTCGGCTCAACCCCACGCACCCGCACAGCTGGGACTTCGTGGATCAGCCCTTCGCGCTCGGCCGGATGTTCGGCGGCGAGGGCAACCGCGGCCTGGGCGTGGAGGGCTCCTGGCTCACGCCCCTGCCCTGGTACGTGGAGGTCATCGGCTCCGTCACCGACGCGAGCGGCGAGAGCACCGCGCGCAGCTTCCTCGGCTCGGGGGGCGGGGGCGTCTCCTCTCCGCTCGACTTCCAGTTCACCGGCGCCGTGAAGCAGTTCTTCCCGCTGTCGGACGACCTGTCGCTCATCTGGGGCCTGTCCGCGGCCGATGGCCCCACGCCCTCGGGCTACCGCAACCGCGCCGACGTGTTCGGCACGGACGTCTACCTCAAGTACCGGCCCTTGTCGGGCGGCAGCACCACCATCGTGACGCTGCAGGGCGAGCTGTTCTACCGGCGCCGGCAGGTGCCCCAGGACGTGCTCTCGGACGTCAACGGCTATGCCCAGGCGCTCTGGCGCTTCTCCCAGCGCTGGGCCCTGGCGGCGCGCTATGAATTCGGAAGCCCCGCGCGCGGCCTTGGCGGCGCGGTGGCGGACGATCCGCTGGATCCCGAGTGGACCGACTCGCGCGAGCGCCTCTCCGCCAACGTCACCTTCTGGCCCACCGAGTTCTCCCGCCTGCGCCTGCAGGCCGCCACCGACAACGCCCGCTGGCGCGAGCAGCGCGACTCCTCGGTCTTCCTCGCCCTCGAGGTGGTGATGGGTGCCCACGGCGCCCACGCCTTCTAG